The Radiobacillus deserti genomic interval CCATTATTTGTTTTCTTCTTGCATTCATTGTAAAATCCCCTTTTTAGAACGTTGGTCTATTTGGTATTTTAGATGAAACACCCTTATTTATCAATCTTTTGTTAATTCCTTAATTTTAATGTTGATTTTTTTAGACTGACGGTATAGAATACTTTAGTACTTAAGAATAACATTTTAGAAAGAAGGGTTGAGACATAATGTCTGAACAACACACAATTCCAGAAAAACCACCATATGCGATGATATCTATCTTGTTTATTGGTGCATTTGTCGCCATTTTAAATGAAACGTTATTAAATATAGCTTTACCTTCCATTATGCGTGATTTTGAGGTGGAGCCTACTGCTGTACAATGGTTGTCTACCGGATACATGCTAGTAAACGGAATCCTGATTCCAGCTAGCGCCTTTTTCATCCAACGATTCACCAATAAAAGTTTGTTTATTACAGCAATGAGCTTATTCACAGCAGGTACATTACTTGCAAGCTTAGCACCTAGCTTCGCTATACTTTTAACCGCTAGAATGATTCAGGCATCCGGTTCAGCGATTATGATGCCACTGTTAATGAACGTTATGCTCACGGCATTCCCTGTTGAAAAACGCGGAGCTGCCATGGGAACATTCGGTTTAGTTATGATTACAGCTCCTGCACTAGGGCCGACTTTATCCGGATGGATTGTAGAGCATTATGATTGGAGAACATTGTTCGATATCGTGTTACCTTTTGCTATACTTACTCTTATTCTATCCATATTTAAACTAAAAAACGTTACTCCACAACGAGCAATTCGTTTAGATGTCGTATCTCTTATACTATCCAGTGTTGGATTTGGTGGACTATTATACGGATTTAGCTTTGCTGGGGATAAGGGATGGGATGATCCTGAAGTATATGGAACGATTATCGCCGGTGTCGTTGCACTAGTCTGGTTTATTTTACGCCAGCTTAGAATGGATGACCCAATGCTAGAATTCCGTATCTACAAACATCCAATGTTTGCTCTTTCTTCTGCGATATCGATTGTTATTTCTATCGCAATGTTTTCTGGTATGATCTTAATGCCTATCTACGTCCAAACTATTCGTGGAATTGACCCATTCGAGTCGGGCTTGCTGATGCTTCCAGGAGCCATATTGATGGGGATTATGTCTCCAATTACTGGTCGTTTATTTGATAAGTTCGGCGCTAGAGTTCTTGCCGTGATAGGATTGACTATCACTATCGTGACGACATACTTTTTCAGCGAACTTAGCATGTCAACTAGCTACGCAAACTTAATATTGTTGTATTCATTACGTATGTTTGGCATGTCTATGGTCATGATGCCTGTTATGACGAATGGGTTAAACGCACTTCCTATGCACCACAATCCACACGGTACAGCAATGAACAACACGTTACAGCAGGTTTCTGGAGCAATCGGTTCTGCATTACTCATTACTGTCATGAACAACCGTACGGAAGCACGTGCTGAAGAGCTTATGACCGATGCAATGGCGAAAGCAGGTACTACACAACTTTCTCCAGATGCTGCAGCAGCAATGCAACAGGAAGTCACAAACCAAGCTATGTTAAATGGAATTAACTTCTCATTCTTTGTTTCGATGTTTATTGCGGCGTTAGCTTTGTTACTCGCGTTTTTCATCAAACGCCCAAAACGTTCGCCTGAAAACCCAGAGGAAGCAAAAACATCTGTTGCACCAAATGTCGTAACAGAGTAATATTTAAATAACATTTCTAAGTAATTGTAGGCTATCCAAGAAATATAAACCATTTTCCTTGGATAGCCTTTCATTTTAACCTCTTACTCCCCATTTTCACGCGGTTTAATAGTTATAAGTAAAGCATTTGCATGGGTTACAAAGCCTGTAGTATAGTTAAGTTCAAATTTGCTTTTAATAGCCTTTAAAAGGGAGGTATTATATGGAAGGACATACTTCAGTTACATCCTTAATCATCGTATTAGTTGCCGCATTCCTGACGCCAATCTTACTGAAAAAACTGCGTTTGAATATAATCCCCGTAGTGGTTGCTGAAATCATTATCGGGTTAATTATAGGGAAAAGTGGATTTGATATCGTTTCTCCCGACCCATGGATTGATATTCTATCCACCCTTGGGTTCATTTTCTTAATGTTTTTAAGTGGGGTAGAAATTGATTTTTCCATTTTCTCAAATAAAAAGAAAAAAACTAAGTTACCGAACGGAAAACTAGAGCCAAATGGTTTCTTCATTTCTAGTATTATTTTCGTATTTATTTTGATTCTATCCTACGCAATCTCCTTCGCGTTGCAGCTTATGGGATTTGTAGACAACGCCTTTTTCATGACGCTTGTCATTTCCACCATTTCTTTAGGGGTTGTCGTGCCAACGCTTAAAGAAGCTGAAATTATGAAAACCGGAATTGGACAAATCATTTTGTTAATCGCGGTTATCGCAGACCTAGTAACTATGATTTTATTAGCTGTTTTCGTTTCATTCTATGAATCAGAAGGAAACACATGGTTACTTCTATTGTTATTCTTAGCTGGAGTTGTTCTCTATTTTGTCGGAAAGCATTTTCAAAAGAAACAATCTTTCTTTGAAGCATTATCCACTGGAACTATCCAGATCGGAACCCGTGCCATTTTTACGCTTTTAATGGTATTAGTAGGATTATCTGAATCTTTAGGTGCGGAAAATATATTGGGAGCCTTCCTTGCTGGGGTATTAGTTTCCTTACTATCTCCTGATAAAGAAACCATTCATCAACTGGATTCATTCGGCTATGGGTTCTTAATTCCTATCTTTTTCGTTATGGTTGGGGTTGATCTTGATATCTGGGCATTATTTGAAGATTCCACAATCTTCTTGCTTATTCCGCTGTTGTTCATCGGACTTCTTATGTCGAAGTTCTTCCCAGTTATGGTCCTTCGCAAATGGTATGACTGGAAAACCGTCATGGGAGCAGGCTTCCTATTAACTTCTACGCTATCCCTTGTCATTGCGGCAGCTAAAGTCGGAGAGCGAATCGGGGTTATTGATAATAGAATGTCTTCTGCACTCATTCTTCTTGCGATTATTGCTTGTATTATTACGCCAATTCTCTTTAAACGTGTATTCCCTATTCAAGAAATGGCGTCCAAAAAGAAACGAGTCAAAATTGTCGGAGCAAACCAAGTAACTTTACCAATCTCGCAAGAATTGGATAAGAGTCATTACGATGTCTGCTTATATCACGTATCAAAAAACCGAATTGATATCGATGAAGCTTCCTCTGACTTTGACGTTCGTTATATCGACAGCTTTTCAGAAGAAGACCTTCTGAAGCAACATGTTTTTGATACAGATATATTGGTCGTTTCCACGAATGAAGACCAACGGAATTATGACCTTGCCATATTTGCAGAAGGTCAAGGTGTTGAAACGATTATTAGTCGAATTGAAACACCCGACCTAAGTGGTCCGTTGAAAGAAAAGGGTATCCATGTATTCTCATC includes:
- a CDS encoding DHA2 family efflux MFS transporter permease subunit, with the protein product MSEQHTIPEKPPYAMISILFIGAFVAILNETLLNIALPSIMRDFEVEPTAVQWLSTGYMLVNGILIPASAFFIQRFTNKSLFITAMSLFTAGTLLASLAPSFAILLTARMIQASGSAIMMPLLMNVMLTAFPVEKRGAAMGTFGLVMITAPALGPTLSGWIVEHYDWRTLFDIVLPFAILTLILSIFKLKNVTPQRAIRLDVVSLILSSVGFGGLLYGFSFAGDKGWDDPEVYGTIIAGVVALVWFILRQLRMDDPMLEFRIYKHPMFALSSAISIVISIAMFSGMILMPIYVQTIRGIDPFESGLLMLPGAILMGIMSPITGRLFDKFGARVLAVIGLTITIVTTYFFSELSMSTSYANLILLYSLRMFGMSMVMMPVMTNGLNALPMHHNPHGTAMNNTLQQVSGAIGSALLITVMNNRTEARAEELMTDAMAKAGTTQLSPDAAAAMQQEVTNQAMLNGINFSFFVSMFIAALALLLAFFIKRPKRSPENPEEAKTSVAPNVVTE
- a CDS encoding monovalent cation:proton antiporter family protein; amino-acid sequence: MEGHTSVTSLIIVLVAAFLTPILLKKLRLNIIPVVVAEIIIGLIIGKSGFDIVSPDPWIDILSTLGFIFLMFLSGVEIDFSIFSNKKKKTKLPNGKLEPNGFFISSIIFVFILILSYAISFALQLMGFVDNAFFMTLVISTISLGVVVPTLKEAEIMKTGIGQIILLIAVIADLVTMILLAVFVSFYESEGNTWLLLLLFLAGVVLYFVGKHFQKKQSFFEALSTGTIQIGTRAIFTLLMVLVGLSESLGAENILGAFLAGVLVSLLSPDKETIHQLDSFGYGFLIPIFFVMVGVDLDIWALFEDSTIFLLIPLLFIGLLMSKFFPVMVLRKWYDWKTVMGAGFLLTSTLSLVIAAAKVGERIGVIDNRMSSALILLAIIACIITPILFKRVFPIQEMASKKKRVKIVGANQVTLPISQELDKSHYDVCLYHVSKNRIDIDEASSDFDVRYIDSFSEEDLLKQHVFDTDILVVSTNEDQRNYDLAIFAEGQGVETIISRIETPDLSGPLKEKGIHVFSSFFSTKAMMKAMIESPHIAGIFTTTEDGLQEVSVGNYEYDGMKLRDLRILGNSIIVRIFRNTESLIPHGDTEIHVGDRLIVTGGLDSISDLRDAME